In the genome of Ureibacillus sp. FSL W7-1570, the window TAATCGCTTTTTCTTGCAAAAAAGAGGCTGGGACAAAACCCTCCTCTAAAATGGAAACAGCCCATGAAATGTTGGAATGAAATTTCATGGGCTATTACTATTTTTTTAATAAAAATAAGGACATCTTCTGATAAAATTTAAGTATCTACCCCAAAAAATTTTATCAAAGGAAGTGTCCTTATGTTCAAATATTATAACATGAATCAATTAGTTTTGCCTCTAGATTTAGAAATAAAATTACAAGAAAATGATATTGCCTTCCACATTCACCATTTAGTTGAAAGTATTCCAGATGAAGCCTTCCAGCCGTTTCTTCGAAATACAGGTTGTCCTGCTTATCATCCACGCATGATGCTAAAAATTATTTTGTGTGCTTATTCCCAATCAGTCTTTTCAGGTCGGAAAATTGAAGCCCTTTTAAAGGACAGTATTCGGATGATGTGGTTGGCACAAGGCTATGAACCAAGTTATCGGACGATCAATCGTTTTCGTGTGCATCCGGAAGTAAAAGAATTAATTCGTCAATGTTTTGTCCAATTCCGTTGCCAACTGGTGGAAGAAAAATTAATCGATCAAGAAGCTATTTTTATCGATGGTACGAAGATTGAAGCGAATGCCAATAAATTTACTTTCGTATGGAAGAAATCCATTGAAAAATACAACCAAAGCTTAATTGAAAAATCCAATCAGCTCTACAACGAACTGTTAGAGAAGGAAATCATCCCTGAAATGGAGCGGGAAAGTGATGGGGAATTGTCCGTAGAAGAACTCGCTCAAATGGTGCAACAAGTCGATGAAGTGATTACGGAATATGACCAAAAGATAGAAGCATCGCCCGATGCCACAGAACGAAAAGCATTAAGAAGCGAACGGAAATATCCGAAGCGAGTGTACAAACAGTTGATTGACTTGATTTTACGTAAACAAAAGTATCAAAAAGACTTCGAAATCTTGGGTGAACGGAATAGTTATTCCAAAACAGACTTAGATGCGACGTTCATGCGAATGAAAGACGACTATATGAAAAACGGTCAATTGAAGGCTGGATACAACGTACAAATCGCAACAGAAGGTCAATACGCACTAGCTTATAGCATCTTTCCAAATCCTACTGATACACGTACATTGATTCCGTTCTTGAATGAGATTGAGAAGCATTATTTTCCATTGCCAAAATATATTGTCGCAGATGCTGGTTATGGTAGTGAACAGAACTATGAGGACATCCTTTCGAATCGAAAATGTGAGGCACTTATTCCATATACCATGTATGAGAAAGAACAAAAGAAGAAATATAAACAAAACCCATTTCATCCAGACAATTGGATGTACGACGAAGAAAGTGATACCTACATTTGTCCGAATCAGCAGCGAGTAACCTTCCGTTATCGTTCTGTACGTACCGATAAGACCGGTTTTAAACGAGAATTGAAAATCTATGAATGTGAAAACTGTTCAGGATGTCCATTTCGTTCATCATGCACAAAAGCAAAGGAAGGCAATCACCGAAAGGTCATGGTGAATGAAAAATGGGAACGACAAAAAGAATATGTAAGAGCGAAGCTTTCAGAAGAAAAAGCAGGTTCTATTTTCCGTCAACGTAAAATGGACGTAGAACCAGTTTTTGGATTCTTGAAGGCTAATTTGCGTTTCACTCGATTTTCCGTCCGAGGAAAATCGAAGGTGGAAAATGAAATGGGGATTGCCTTAATGGCCGTGAATTTACGGAAATACACGGCCAACAAAGATCAACTGACCAAAAATAATGGAGAGAAATGGAAAAAGGAGAATTTGAGTTGGCTCAAATTCTCCTTTTTCCTATTTTGAAGCTAGTTTTGTCCCAGCCTCTTTTGCTTATTATGGATATAGATTTGAAGTGGCAAACTTGACTTTTTATTTTTTACGAATAATGTGATATATTTAGAGGCATGTTTAGACGGTCCAAAACGACTGTCTCTTTTTATGTTCTGGACATTTATGGATAAAGGAAGATGAAATTGAAGAAACCATCAAAATATATTTATACTTACATCCACCATCCCGATGAATATGAACTTCGGCGAATGGAAATGCGCTCGTTTTTCGGATTCGATACGGAGGAAAATTTTATAATCAGTGAACGCTGCATCGATCCGAGCCGCAGCCCCTTTATGGAAGATCTGCTGGAAGTATGGTATGAGGCAGATCGTATGGAGGAATTGCAACAACTCGTCAAGGAGTTGAAAATAGAAGATGCAACTTATAAAGTGGTATGCCTGAATAGAATGGATCTCGGAAAAACGAAAAAAATCCCTCATCCTGAACGCAGAAAAATCGAAAAACAAATCGGTCTATCCATCAATGGGGAACCAAATTTGAACCAGCCGGATCTTGTTTTTGGATTGCTTCACATCAATGATCGATGGTACTTCGGAAAATCGTCGAAAGCCGAATCGATTTGGCGCAAACATTTACATAAACCAAGCAGTTATTCTACGGCATTGAGCACCCGGGTGGCACGGGCCATTGTCAACATCGCAATTCCCGAACCGGAAGGCATCCGTGCAATCGATCCCTGCTGCGGTATTGGAACTGTTTTAATAGAAGCTTTATCAATGAACATTAATATTGTCGGAAGAGATATCAGCCCGCTTGTTTGCGTTGGCGCAAGAAAAAATATTGCCCATTTTGGTTATGAAACGACTGTGACCAAAGGCTCCATAACGGATGTAACCGATCATTATGACGTGGCCATTGTGGACTTGCCTTATAATATTTATTCTCATCTTTCACTGGAAGAGGAATATAACATCATCCTGCATGCGCGGCGTATTGCGGACCGGGTTTTATTTGTGGCCATTAAGCCGATTGAACATTTGGTTCAAAAAGCCGGGTTTGTGATTAAAGACCGCTCCGTCGCAAAGAAATCCAATTTCATCCGCCATATTTTGTTGTGCGAATAAAACCGTTTGAACATCTGTGTTGATAATGTGCAACGATTGGCAAAAAAAAATCATCCTATTTTTGTGTAGGATGATTTTTTTTGCCGAACAACTTGTTAAAAAATGTTTCCTTACTTATTGTAGTGCCCATGGATATTCATTTCAGCAGCCGAGGAACCGATGGACAGACCGTTTTTTTCCATCCATTTTACCCCCGCTTTTATCCTCCAAAAAATAGGTCCAATATATTGGAGGCGGTGGAGGATTGTTTGTTATAAAATTCAGAGTATCCGCAGTTTTTGCAATACACTACGACAAATTGATTATGTTGGATATCAAACATTTTGGACAACCCTGTGCCCGTCATGGCCACTTCCTTTGTACCCGCATTTCTGCTTCCGCACTTGATGCAACCACTTTGTTTCATGTTCATCCCTGCTTTCCAATAATTTCTTTTCTCATACATACGAACGGCCCGGCCTATAAGTTTCAAAATTTGAAAAAGCCACCATCTTTTTTATGGTGACTTTCTTTTCATCCGAACATACTATTAATTTTTAACTGGACAAGATCGATGTGATAATATGCTTTGAATGCCACTCGCCTCCGGAAACCGTTGATATTTGATATTTTCTAGGAAATAATTGCCGATGAATTTCATCGATGGAAAATCCCTGCTTTGATAAGGTCTGCACTTTATCCGTCAATTCATATAAATACTCCAGTTTTTGTTGAAACGCCTTTTTTCCATCCTTTATATATCCTGCATGGCAACAGAACATTTCCCCAAAATCCAGCTGCAAAATGTTTTCAATGGATCGAATGATTTGCGGGATGCTTTCTTCCCTCAAAATCAATTTTGTTCTGGGTGTCACGAATAAGTCGCCTGAAAAGAGCTGGCCCGTGGACTCATTCAAGAATGATACGTGGTCACACGCATGGCCGGGAGTCTCTATGACGCGCCATTGATAGTTGCGGGACTCAAATGCTTCTTCGTGGGGAAGGGCATGATACGGCGGCCGAATCCCCCAGAAAAATTTTCGGTATAATTTATAATCCGCCCTTTTCCTGCTTTTTTCCACGGACATTGGATGAAGATAAACCGGCAAACCTTTATCGCTTAAATATTTTGCGCATCCGTCATGATCCTCATGGGCATGCGTAATCACCACACGGTCTATGGACAGGCGGTCAAAAAATTTGAGGAATTCTTTTTTCATGGAATGGGCACCACAGTCAATGAGCACCCCATCCTGATAAAAGGAAAATACGTTTAAATGAACTTTTGAAAATGCATTTTTCCCTTCAAAAAGTTTTACATCCCCTACGCTTGTTTCAGCAAAACTTTGTTTCAGAAACATGTCAACACCCCCATTTGCCCATGAAAAAGTTTTGAATGAGCAAAAACCACACTTTAGATTTCCTGGATGAAGCGCACTTCATCATAACCGCATTCCGGACAAACCATCAAATGGGGACAGATTTGTTCTTTAGCCGTATTTGGATATCCATCCCCCATCTTCACCGTTTCTTCATCATTGTAGTGACCATAAGGATCAAGATAATCCGATACTTTCCCCGAATCTTCCAATCGCTTTTGGCAATTTGGGCAATATACCTCGATTTCATCCAATGAATTGCAAAGAGGACATTGTGCCATCGATTCTTCACCTCAACAACATTATTCTCAAATGCCAAAAAAGCATTCCTTCCGTCAAATGAATGATTGTTCATTCGATGGCACAAAAGATGGAGGCTGCTTACTTTTTTAGATAAGCCAAATAATAAAACATGCTTACAAATATTGCTCCTCCCACCGCATTTCCTAAAAATACCGGAACAAAGTTGGAAACATATTGCCCCCACGTCATTTCTCCGGCAAAGATGGCGGCAGGGATGATAAACATATTTGCCACGACATGTTGAAAACCGATCAATACGAACGTCATAATCGGAAACCATATGGACAAAATTTTCCCGGAAAAGGAAGACGTGCCATAGCACAACCAGACAGCCAACGCGACAAGCCAGTTGCACCCGATGGCTGATACAAAAGCTTCCACAAAACTGGCGCTCACCTTTCCATTGGCTGCGCCAACCGTTTTCTCCAAAAAGTCCCCTTCCGTCAGACCGGCAACATGTCCGAAAAAATAAGCGACAAATAAAGCGCCAAAAAAATTGAAAATCGTAATCCAAAACCAATTGCGGACCAGTTTTGTCAGTTTTATACGTTTGGCAAAACAGGCCATGGCAACGGCCATCATATTTCCAGTCACCAATTCTCCGCCGGCAAGCAAAATTAACACCAGGCCAATCGGGAAGACGCTTGCCCCCATGAAGTTTACAAAACTGCCCCATTCCTCGGGCATCGTACCAGTCATACGTACATAGGCAAGATAACCGATGGAGATAAATGCCCCTCCCAAAAACCCTAAAATGAACATTTGGAAAAAGGGCATTTCCGCCTTTTCTTCCCCTTTTTGAATGGCGATTTGGGCAATCTCTTTCGGATTGTGCTCCATTCAAACCTCCCATTAATGAATATTTATGAAATCCATGCCAGATTAATAGATGGAATCAATAAGATGGATATGACAATATCACTTTTCAGAATATTTTTCATTTATTTTAATGAACCGTTCAATTCCCGGTCAATACATAAATTTTCTTTTTTAGAATCAATATTCATCCCTTGAGGGTTTTCACCATCAAATTATGGGGAATCCCTTCTTCATAAAACACATCAGATTGAATCTGATACCCCAGCTGTTCATAAAATGCGTTTGCATGTGTTTGTGAATGGAGTTTTACCTTTGAATATCCTTTTTCTTTCGCAATCTTTTCCAATTCTTGC includes:
- a CDS encoding zinc ribbon domain-containing protein, which encodes MKQSGCIKCGSRNAGTKEVAMTGTGLSKMFDIQHNQFVVVYCKNCGYSEFYNKQSSTASNILDLFFGG
- a CDS encoding IS1182 family transposase, with translation MFKYYNMNQLVLPLDLEIKLQENDIAFHIHHLVESIPDEAFQPFLRNTGCPAYHPRMMLKIILCAYSQSVFSGRKIEALLKDSIRMMWLAQGYEPSYRTINRFRVHPEVKELIRQCFVQFRCQLVEEKLIDQEAIFIDGTKIEANANKFTFVWKKSIEKYNQSLIEKSNQLYNELLEKEIIPEMERESDGELSVEELAQMVQQVDEVITEYDQKIEASPDATERKALRSERKYPKRVYKQLIDLILRKQKYQKDFEILGERNSYSKTDLDATFMRMKDDYMKNGQLKAGYNVQIATEGQYALAYSIFPNPTDTRTLIPFLNEIEKHYFPLPKYIVADAGYGSEQNYEDILSNRKCEALIPYTMYEKEQKKKYKQNPFHPDNWMYDEESDTYICPNQQRVTFRYRSVRTDKTGFKRELKIYECENCSGCPFRSSCTKAKEGNHRKVMVNEKWERQKEYVRAKLSEEKAGSIFRQRKMDVEPVFGFLKANLRFTRFSVRGKSKVENEMGIALMAVNLRKYTANKDQLTKNNGEKWKKENLSWLKFSFFLF
- a CDS encoding RNA methyltransferase yields the protein MKLKKPSKYIYTYIHHPDEYELRRMEMRSFFGFDTEENFIISERCIDPSRSPFMEDLLEVWYEADRMEELQQLVKELKIEDATYKVVCLNRMDLGKTKKIPHPERRKIEKQIGLSINGEPNLNQPDLVFGLLHINDRWYFGKSSKAESIWRKHLHKPSSYSTALSTRVARAIVNIAIPEPEGIRAIDPCCGIGTVLIEALSMNINIVGRDISPLVCVGARKNIAHFGYETTVTKGSITDVTDHYDVAIVDLPYNIYSHLSLEEEYNIILHARRIADRVLFVAIKPIEHLVQKAGFVIKDRSVAKKSNFIRHILLCE
- a CDS encoding MBL fold metallo-hydrolase; the encoded protein is MFLKQSFAETSVGDVKLFEGKNAFSKVHLNVFSFYQDGVLIDCGAHSMKKEFLKFFDRLSIDRVVITHAHEDHDGCAKYLSDKGLPVYLHPMSVEKSRKRADYKLYRKFFWGIRPPYHALPHEEAFESRNYQWRVIETPGHACDHVSFLNESTGQLFSGDLFVTPRTKLILREESIPQIIRSIENILQLDFGEMFCCHAGYIKDGKKAFQQKLEYLYELTDKVQTLSKQGFSIDEIHRQLFPRKYQISTVSGGEWHSKHIITSILSS
- a CDS encoding formate/nitrite transporter family protein; the encoded protein is MEHNPKEIAQIAIQKGEEKAEMPFFQMFILGFLGGAFISIGYLAYVRMTGTMPEEWGSFVNFMGASVFPIGLVLILLAGGELVTGNMMAVAMACFAKRIKLTKLVRNWFWITIFNFFGALFVAYFFGHVAGLTEGDFLEKTVGAANGKVSASFVEAFVSAIGCNWLVALAVWLCYGTSSFSGKILSIWFPIMTFVLIGFQHVVANMFIIPAAIFAGEMTWGQYVSNFVPVFLGNAVGGAIFVSMFYYLAYLKK